Proteins found in one Lysinibacillus fusiformis genomic segment:
- the pnpS gene encoding two-component system histidine kinase PnpS — protein sequence MKSMSNRLFMTFMLLLGTILAVLMIVIGQLFPVYIEQYNEQATTQVRASMDQVIDERKMDLTQEDQEALYAAQAMEQDESLLTYVRARLYGVLAILFTITLILIAIISRYMIRNFTAPIDNVTETALELAKGNYRARAQENEHERMIPLSHSINILARNLQDITTIREVEEERLKTLIENMGSSLMMIGREGNISIVNRVFLERFGMQLDDVQGKVFRTIGLPKSLEQFIDHVFLTEMPYRQQIKMEVQQELYNKEVYGAPVIGDHGRWLGVVIVMHDITELVRLEQIRKDFVANVSHELRTPITSIKGFSETLLDGAYKDEKMLISFLEIIYKESNRLQMLIQDLLELSKIEQHGFTVNIMPMGLQDVLIRGAELTAPRLDEKNMSFQVDIERDVQVMGDANRIIQIVTNLITNAITYSPENTTVSIRLKENETHGIIEIEDQGIGIEKHEIARVFERFYRVDRARSRNSGGTGLGLAIVKHLVEAHHGRIQVESEVGIGTKMIVTIPKN from the coding sequence ATGAAATCAATGAGCAATCGCTTATTCATGACATTCATGCTTTTACTTGGAACGATACTAGCTGTCCTAATGATTGTTATAGGTCAGCTTTTTCCTGTTTATATCGAGCAATACAATGAGCAAGCAACCACGCAAGTACGAGCTTCAATGGACCAAGTAATCGATGAACGCAAAATGGATTTAACGCAGGAAGATCAGGAAGCCTTGTATGCAGCCCAGGCTATGGAACAAGACGAATCCTTATTGACCTACGTACGCGCTCGACTATACGGAGTACTGGCTATTCTTTTCACAATCACTTTGATTTTAATAGCGATTATCAGTCGCTATATGATACGTAATTTTACGGCACCGATTGATAATGTGACAGAAACGGCTCTTGAGCTTGCAAAGGGTAACTATCGTGCGCGTGCCCAAGAAAATGAACATGAACGCATGATACCACTCAGTCATTCCATAAACATCTTGGCACGCAATTTGCAGGATATTACAACGATACGTGAAGTAGAGGAAGAAAGACTGAAAACCTTAATTGAAAATATGGGGAGCTCTCTTATGATGATTGGTCGCGAGGGGAATATTTCCATTGTGAATCGAGTATTTCTAGAGCGCTTTGGGATGCAGCTTGATGATGTGCAAGGAAAGGTATTTCGTACAATAGGCTTACCGAAATCATTAGAGCAATTTATCGATCATGTCTTTCTGACAGAAATGCCCTATCGACAACAAATTAAAATGGAAGTACAGCAGGAGCTTTATAATAAAGAAGTTTATGGGGCACCTGTCATCGGAGACCATGGACGATGGCTAGGCGTTGTTATCGTGATGCATGACATAACGGAACTAGTTCGATTAGAACAAATTCGGAAAGACTTTGTTGCGAATGTATCGCACGAGTTACGAACACCTATTACTTCTATTAAAGGCTTTTCTGAAACTTTATTGGATGGGGCCTATAAAGACGAAAAAATGTTGATCTCTTTCTTAGAGATTATTTATAAAGAAAGTAATCGACTACAAATGTTGATTCAAGATTTACTAGAGCTATCAAAGATAGAGCAGCATGGCTTTACTGTCAATATTATGCCGATGGGCTTACAGGATGTTTTAATTCGTGGAGCAGAATTGACAGCACCGCGATTGGATGAAAAAAATATGAGCTTCCAGGTGGATATCGAACGAGATGTCCAAGTCATGGGGGATGCCAATCGTATTATTCAAATCGTGACGAATTTAATTACCAATGCGATTACATATTCTCCTGAAAACACGACTGTTTCTATTCGATTAAAAGAAAATGAAACACACGGCATCATCGAAATAGAGGACCAAGGAATAGGTATTGAAAAACATGAAATCGCCCGCGTTTTTGAAAGATTTTATCGTGTGGATCGAGCAAGAAGCCGTAATTCTGGCGGAACAGGCTTAGGCTTAGCGATTGTGAAGCATTTAGTAGAGGCTCATCATGGCCGTATTCAAGTAGAAAGTGAGGTCGGCATAGGAACTAAAATGATTGTCACGATTCCGAAAAATTAA
- a CDS encoding LrgB family protein, translating into MTLLIAIVSLLGTIAIFYICKMFYKKYKKEWLTPMLITPLVIIGILLLTGIPYKSYNSGANILTNLLGPATVAFAVPIYKNVNLLKKHAFEIFISIAVGSAVAIVSSFMMALVVGLNDELVHSLVPRSVTTPIAMDISNMIGGSPTLTAVFVMTTGILGSLLAPIIIKVCRFHRPSSRGLMLGMGAHGTGASKAFEFGELEGTFASLAMIVAALISIVLSTTIFPVFEHLVINILLP; encoded by the coding sequence ATGACGTTATTAATCGCCATTGTCAGCTTACTTGGGACCATTGCTATTTTCTATATTTGTAAAATGTTTTATAAAAAATATAAAAAAGAATGGCTGACACCTATGCTGATTACACCTTTAGTGATTATAGGCATTTTACTGCTGACAGGTATACCTTATAAATCCTACAATTCAGGAGCCAATATCTTAACAAATTTACTAGGGCCAGCAACTGTTGCGTTTGCGGTTCCTATTTATAAAAATGTCAATCTATTAAAAAAACACGCATTCGAAATTTTCATCAGCATTGCTGTTGGTTCTGCAGTTGCTATTGTGTCATCCTTTATGATGGCTCTAGTGGTAGGCTTAAATGATGAGTTGGTGCATAGTTTAGTGCCACGCTCCGTAACAACACCTATTGCGATGGATATTTCAAATATGATTGGTGGTTCTCCTACGCTTACAGCTGTTTTTGTTATGACGACTGGTATTTTAGGGAGCTTGTTAGCACCCATTATTATTAAAGTATGTCGTTTCCATAGACCGTCTTCTAGAGGCTTAATGCTTGGTATGGGGGCCCATGGAACGGGGGCATCTAAAGCATTTGAATTTGGAGAGCTAGAAGGTACATTTGCTAGTCTAGCGATGATCGTTGCTGCATTAATTAGCATTGTATTATCCACTACCATTTTCCCTGTATTTGAACATCTGGTTATCAATATCCTGTTGCCATAA
- the mdh gene encoding malate dehydrogenase → MSLKRKKISVIGGGFTGATAAFLAAQKELGDVVLVDIPQAENPTKGKALDMWEAAPIQGFDSYVQGTSNYADTANSDVVIITAGVARKPGMSRDDLVQINQGVMKTVSKEIATHSPNATILVLTNPVDAMTYTVYKETGFPKNRVIGQSGVLDTARFCAFVAEELNISVKDITGFVLGGHGDTMVPLTRYSFAGGIPLETLISAERLEEIVDRTRNGGAEIVNLLGNGSAYYAPAAALIEMAEAIIKDQKRILPSIAYLEGEYGYHDLYLGVPTLLGENGIEKIFELELTDKEKAALDQSAEAVRNVMKILV, encoded by the coding sequence ATGTCTCTGAAACGTAAAAAAATCTCAGTAATCGGTGGCGGTTTTACAGGCGCTACGGCAGCATTTTTAGCAGCTCAGAAAGAACTTGGTGACGTCGTATTAGTGGATATTCCACAGGCGGAAAATCCAACAAAAGGTAAGGCGCTAGATATGTGGGAAGCAGCACCAATACAAGGGTTTGACTCTTATGTACAAGGTACTTCCAATTATGCAGATACGGCGAATTCTGACGTCGTGATCATTACCGCTGGTGTTGCACGTAAACCAGGGATGAGTCGTGATGATCTCGTTCAAATCAATCAGGGTGTCATGAAAACAGTTTCGAAAGAGATTGCTACACATTCACCAAATGCTACAATCCTTGTACTGACAAACCCAGTTGATGCTATGACTTACACAGTGTACAAAGAAACTGGCTTCCCTAAAAACCGTGTCATTGGTCAATCGGGTGTTCTTGATACGGCTCGTTTCTGCGCATTTGTGGCAGAAGAACTTAATATTTCAGTAAAAGATATCACTGGTTTTGTATTAGGTGGTCACGGTGACACAATGGTACCATTAACACGTTATTCATTCGCAGGTGGTATTCCATTAGAAACGTTAATTTCTGCTGAACGTTTAGAAGAAATTGTTGACCGTACACGTAATGGTGGAGCTGAAATTGTCAATTTACTTGGTAACGGCTCTGCTTATTATGCGCCAGCAGCGGCACTGATAGAGATGGCTGAAGCCATTATAAAAGATCAAAAACGTATTTTGCCATCTATCGCTTATTTAGAAGGCGAATATGGCTATCATGACTTATACTTAGGTGTTCCTACATTACTTGGCGAAAACGGTATTGAAAAAATCTTTGAGCTAGAATTAACGGACAAAGAAAAAGCAGCTTTAGATCAATCGGCAGAAGCAGTTCGTAATGTGATGAAAATTTTAGTGTAA
- the hflK gene encoding FtsH protease activity modulator HflK: MSVKRTLMLVGLGIFGIIALITVFTSWYTVDESEQAVVVTFGRADDMVTNPGLHFKLPWPVQSVEILSKETFSLQFGYKQNKAGELEAYDAETKMITGDEYIVLTDLVVQWKITDPRKFLFNAQSPEEILHSATSSAIRSIIGSSTIDAALTDGKAEIEAKTRDLLVSLIEKYDIGIGVLGVKLQDVELPNKEVRAAFTAVTDARETKNTKTNEADKYKNQRISEANGEKDAIISKAQGAKTARIEQAQGDVAVFNKMYEQYKGNQQITRERLILETLENVLPKAQIYIMNDDGSTMKYLPLQALQPQQAQTEKKEGSGN; this comes from the coding sequence ATGAGTGTGAAAAGGACACTAATGCTAGTTGGACTTGGAATATTTGGAATTATTGCACTTATTACAGTTTTTACTTCATGGTACACGGTAGATGAATCAGAACAAGCTGTTGTTGTTACATTTGGTCGTGCCGATGATATGGTGACAAATCCAGGTCTTCACTTTAAATTACCTTGGCCAGTACAATCGGTCGAAATTTTGTCAAAAGAAACATTTAGTTTACAGTTTGGCTATAAGCAAAATAAAGCAGGAGAGCTTGAAGCCTATGATGCTGAAACAAAGATGATAACAGGTGATGAGTATATTGTACTAACAGACCTTGTAGTACAGTGGAAAATTACTGACCCTCGTAAATTTTTATTTAACGCACAGAGCCCAGAGGAGATTTTACATAGCGCTACATCGAGCGCGATTCGTTCCATTATAGGTAGCTCAACAATTGATGCTGCATTAACGGACGGTAAAGCAGAAATTGAAGCAAAAACACGTGATCTACTTGTTTCATTAATAGAAAAATATGATATTGGGATTGGCGTGTTAGGTGTGAAGTTACAAGATGTTGAATTACCGAACAAAGAAGTTCGTGCCGCATTCACAGCTGTAACGGATGCACGCGAAACAAAGAATACCAAAACCAATGAGGCAGATAAGTATAAAAATCAGCGCATAAGTGAAGCTAACGGTGAAAAAGATGCCATTATTTCTAAGGCTCAAGGTGCAAAAACAGCCCGTATTGAGCAAGCTCAAGGTGATGTCGCTGTATTTAATAAAATGTATGAGCAATATAAAGGTAATCAACAAATTACACGTGAGCGTTTAATTTTAGAGACACTTGAAAATGTATTACCAAAAGCGCAAATATATATTATGAACGATGATGGCAGTACAATGAAGTACCTACCATTACAAGCATTACAGCCTCAGCAGGCACAAACAGAGAAAAAAGAAGGGAGCGGTAACTAA
- a CDS encoding response regulator transcription factor, with protein sequence MTKTILVIEDEFSIATLLKYNLEQAGYVVETAADGQEGLEKAIDLQPNLILLDLMLPKLDGMEVCKQIRQQRMNTPIIMLTAKDDEFDKVLGLELGADDYMTKPFSPREVLARVKAVLRRFTQNVVADDKDEPQEKMYEFGQLRVFPERFEVFLQDEALEFTPKEFELLIYLLENKNRVLTRDQLLSAVWKYDFAGDTRIVDVHISHLRDKIEENSRKPMFIKTIRGLGYKFEEPKTT encoded by the coding sequence ATGACAAAAACGATTTTAGTAATTGAAGATGAATTTTCGATTGCAACATTATTGAAATATAATTTAGAACAGGCAGGCTATGTAGTTGAAACGGCTGCTGATGGTCAGGAAGGGCTTGAAAAAGCAATCGATTTACAGCCAAATTTAATTCTTTTAGATTTGATGCTTCCAAAACTAGATGGTATGGAGGTCTGTAAACAAATCCGACAGCAACGTATGAATACGCCAATTATTATGTTAACTGCAAAAGATGACGAATTTGATAAAGTTCTTGGTCTTGAGCTGGGTGCAGATGATTATATGACTAAGCCTTTTAGTCCACGTGAAGTATTAGCGCGTGTCAAGGCTGTATTAAGACGTTTCACGCAAAACGTTGTGGCAGATGATAAGGATGAGCCACAGGAGAAAATGTATGAGTTTGGACAATTGCGAGTGTTCCCAGAGCGATTTGAAGTATTTTTACAAGATGAGGCACTGGAATTTACACCAAAAGAGTTTGAGTTACTCATCTATTTACTTGAAAATAAAAATCGTGTATTAACACGTGATCAGCTATTAAGTGCTGTATGGAAATATGATTTTGCTGGCGATACTCGAATTGTGGATGTACACATTAGCCACCTTCGCGATAAAATTGAAGAAAATAGCCGTAAGCCGATGTTTATTAAAACAATTAGAGGCCTTGGTTATAAATTTGAGGAGCCGAAAACGACATGA
- the hflC gene encoding protease modulator HflC: MDKKNKDLDKFLNFLSGKGKKTAPSEGSSGENVVEMPKKGPLNPKKFLSLAVTLTIVFAAAIIIFANVYIVKESEYAVVRQFGEVVKFEREPGLKMKIPFIQSVTRLPKNQMTYNISEEEINTKDKKRIIIDNYAVWRITDPKALISNAGTLSKAESRMEEFIYSVIRTELGQLRYDEIINDEDSSRGSLNDRVTARVNELLQNDKYGVEVVDVRIRRTDLPAENEQSVFTRMISERESTAQLYLSEGDAQKRRIEAQTDQQVQEMLATANKEAAIIQAEGEAEAAKIYNKSFSQDPEFYSLYRTLESYKKTVGEDTVIILPSTSPYANILSGYIK, translated from the coding sequence ATGGACAAAAAAAATAAGGACCTAGATAAATTCCTCAATTTTTTATCCGGTAAAGGTAAGAAAACTGCTCCTTCAGAAGGTAGTTCAGGGGAGAATGTAGTGGAAATGCCAAAAAAAGGACCCCTGAATCCTAAAAAATTTCTTTCTCTTGCTGTTACGCTAACAATAGTTTTTGCAGCGGCCATCATTATATTTGCCAATGTTTATATTGTGAAAGAATCTGAATACGCAGTTGTTCGACAGTTTGGGGAAGTTGTGAAATTTGAACGAGAGCCCGGTTTGAAAATGAAAATACCATTTATACAAAGTGTTACGAGACTACCTAAAAATCAAATGACCTACAATATCTCAGAGGAAGAAATTAATACAAAGGACAAAAAACGTATAATTATTGACAATTATGCTGTTTGGCGTATAACAGATCCGAAAGCGTTGATTTCTAATGCAGGAACACTGAGCAAAGCTGAGTCCCGAATGGAAGAATTCATCTACTCTGTTATCCGAACAGAGCTTGGACAATTAAGATATGATGAAATTATTAATGATGAGGACTCTTCACGAGGTAGCCTAAATGATCGTGTAACAGCGCGAGTAAATGAATTATTGCAAAACGATAAATATGGAGTAGAAGTAGTAGACGTACGTATTCGTCGTACAGACCTACCAGCAGAGAATGAACAATCCGTATTTACACGGATGATTTCAGAACGTGAATCAACTGCTCAGCTCTATCTGTCTGAGGGGGATGCTCAGAAACGTCGTATTGAAGCTCAAACTGACCAACAAGTACAAGAAATGCTAGCTACTGCTAATAAGGAAGCGGCTATTATTCAAGCTGAAGGAGAAGCAGAAGCTGCAAAGATTTACAATAAATCATTCTCTCAAGATCCTGAATTTTATTCCTTATACCGCACGCTAGAATCTTATAAGAAAACGGTTGGAGAAGATACGGTTATTATTTTGCCATCTACTTCACCATATGCCAATATCTTGTCTGGTTATATAAAATAA
- a CDS encoding CidA/LrgA family holin-like protein yields the protein MKIVKSIVQIGYLYILLFIGNTIARLLHLPIPGSIIGLVLLFLLLQFHIIKLEWIELGAAVLLSELLLFFIPSAIGVIDYHALFGVQGMKVVLVIVVSAIVVMFVTGYTAQWLEQRKKGDAV from the coding sequence ATGAAAATCGTCAAAAGTATCGTGCAAATCGGCTATCTTTACATCCTATTATTTATCGGAAATACTATTGCACGCCTACTTCACTTGCCGATTCCAGGGAGCATAATAGGACTCGTCCTATTATTTTTACTGTTACAGTTTCATATAATCAAGCTTGAATGGATTGAGTTAGGAGCAGCCGTACTATTAAGTGAACTCTTACTATTCTTTATTCCATCTGCCATCGGTGTTATTGATTATCATGCCTTATTCGGTGTGCAAGGAATGAAGGTTGTGCTGGTCATTGTTGTGAGTGCGATTGTCGTAATGTTTGTAACGGGCTACACAGCACAATGGCTAGAGCAGCGAAAGAAGGGTGATGCTGTATGA
- a CDS encoding DNA polymerase I, with product MKLQISKWLQNLGIACSIASLLTLFFRLSDFSWMTKSVYHIPVFFVSIFLVSIIIADDVRNLFKKLFWYEKRKVKRPIWQVGIGLIFFLAQISTVMVFNQELTHPQLGGMPLFLVFAFMNAFILTVIYEEIFYRASNQ from the coding sequence TTGAAATTACAAATTAGCAAATGGCTCCAAAATTTAGGGATCGCTTGTAGTATAGCATCGTTATTGACGCTTTTCTTCCGTCTATCCGATTTTTCATGGATGACGAAGAGTGTTTATCATATACCAGTATTTTTTGTTAGTATCTTTTTAGTCAGTATCATTATTGCAGATGATGTAAGAAACCTTTTTAAGAAATTATTTTGGTATGAAAAACGAAAGGTCAAGCGTCCTATTTGGCAAGTTGGAATTGGCTTAATTTTCTTTTTAGCACAAATTAGTACAGTGATGGTATTTAATCAAGAGTTAACACACCCACAATTAGGTGGCATGCCTTTATTCCTCGTGTTTGCCTTTATGAATGCATTTATATTAACTGTCATATATGAAGAAATTTTTTATCGTGCATCAAATCAATAA
- a CDS encoding MaoC/PaaZ C-terminal domain-containing protein, with protein sequence MLQKNSKLGLTIDEITVGEKIHITEKIEDRDLLLYLGLTNDSNPLYIQHDYAAMTPFQKPIVPTIMLNGIITSAVSKYIPGPGARIIEQHLKYLGPLYHYELFDTLLEVTAINKYDNTITVSVHSYNEQKQLVIEGLLLVTPPLAL encoded by the coding sequence TTGCTTCAAAAAAATAGTAAACTTGGTCTCACAATCGATGAAATTACAGTTGGCGAGAAGATCCATATAACTGAAAAAATTGAAGATCGGGATCTATTGCTGTATTTAGGGCTTACAAACGATAGTAATCCGCTTTATATTCAACATGATTATGCAGCTATGACACCTTTTCAAAAACCAATTGTGCCGACAATTATGTTAAATGGTATTATTACTTCAGCTGTGTCAAAGTATATTCCAGGACCAGGTGCACGAATTATTGAGCAACATTTAAAATATTTAGGACCTCTCTATCATTATGAACTGTTCGATACGCTATTAGAGGTTACAGCAATCAATAAATATGACAATACCATCACGGTGTCTGTACACTCATATAATGAGCAGAAGCAGCTTGTAATTGAAGGTTTGTTGCTTGTGACGCCACCACTTGCGCTATAG
- the polA gene encoding DNA polymerase I, translating into MTKDKLLLLDGNSLAYRAFFALPLLTNDSGIHTNAVYGFTTMLQRILEEEQPTKILVAFDAGKTTFRHETFTEYKGGRQKTPPELSEQFPYLRKLIDAYGIKQYEQELYEADDIIGTLAKEASSQDMDVIIVSGDRDLTQLATEQVTVYITKKGITEIEKNTPAFIAEKYGLTPLQIIDMKGLMGDSSDNIPGVPGVGEKTAVKLLKEHGSVEALYEAMDTMKASKMKEKLVANEEQAIMSKQLATIYTDAPITISLADLAYNGPKEDELISVWRELGFKSLLDKSDFTVHEEEQAPFDYDLVQEIQPEDLQDVMAVHVELENEHYHTCQQLGIALSDGTKTQYIPFESAAKSDTLRRWLEDATKIKYMSDSKAAQASLKRAGIQLAGVDFDLLLASYINNPALSGDDIATLARELGYYDVQSDEAVYGKGAKRAIPDLDQLAQHVSRKAFAVWSLQPKLEALLKENEQFDLYKNLELPLAGILSEMESEGITVNRATLEKMGQELNDKLVVIEQEIYAEAGETFNINSPKQLGVILFDKLGLPVIKKTKTGYSTAADVLEKLQSEHAIIEHILLYRQLGKLQSTYIEGLLKEIHASDSKVHTRFQQALTATGRLSSTDPNLQNIPIRLEEGRKIRQAFVPSKEDWILFSADYSQIELRVLAHMSEDKNLVEAFREGMDVHTRTAMDVFHVSEDEVDSNMRRAAKAVNFGIVYGISDYGLSQNLDITRKEAANFIEKYFASFPGVKQYMDDIVQNAKFNGYVTTILNRRRYLPDITSSNFNLRSFAERTAMNTPIQGSAADIIKKAMIDMDARLKKEKMQAKLLLQVHDELIFEAPKEEIALLEKIVPEVMENAIELSVPLKVDFNHGSTWYEAK; encoded by the coding sequence ATGACCAAGGATAAATTACTATTATTGGACGGTAATAGTTTAGCGTATCGCGCGTTTTTTGCGTTGCCATTGTTAACGAATGATAGTGGCATTCATACTAATGCTGTATACGGCTTTACAACAATGCTACAAAGAATATTAGAGGAAGAACAACCAACGAAAATATTGGTTGCTTTTGATGCTGGGAAAACAACATTCCGCCATGAAACCTTTACAGAATATAAAGGTGGACGTCAAAAGACACCACCAGAATTATCAGAGCAATTTCCTTATTTACGAAAGCTCATTGATGCTTATGGTATCAAGCAATATGAACAAGAATTATATGAAGCGGATGATATTATCGGAACGCTTGCTAAAGAGGCTTCATCACAGGATATGGATGTCATCATCGTTTCTGGAGACCGTGATTTAACACAGCTGGCGACAGAGCAAGTAACCGTTTATATAACGAAAAAAGGTATTACGGAAATAGAGAAAAATACACCAGCCTTTATTGCAGAGAAATACGGGTTAACGCCGCTCCAAATTATTGATATGAAAGGCTTGATGGGGGATTCCTCCGATAATATTCCTGGTGTACCAGGTGTCGGTGAAAAAACGGCTGTAAAATTATTAAAAGAGCATGGCTCCGTTGAAGCACTTTATGAAGCAATGGATACAATGAAAGCTTCTAAAATGAAGGAAAAGCTGGTAGCTAATGAAGAGCAGGCCATCATGAGTAAGCAGCTGGCAACGATTTATACGGATGCCCCAATCACGATTTCACTCGCTGATCTTGCGTATAATGGGCCAAAAGAAGATGAATTAATCAGTGTGTGGCGTGAGCTTGGCTTTAAATCACTGCTTGATAAAAGTGACTTTACAGTGCACGAAGAAGAGCAAGCACCTTTCGACTATGACCTTGTTCAGGAAATTCAACCTGAGGACTTACAAGATGTGATGGCTGTGCATGTTGAACTGGAAAATGAGCATTATCACACTTGTCAGCAGCTAGGGATTGCGTTGTCAGATGGAACAAAGACACAATATATTCCTTTTGAAAGTGCAGCAAAATCAGATACTCTCCGTCGTTGGTTAGAAGATGCCACAAAAATAAAATATATGTCCGATTCAAAGGCGGCTCAAGCATCATTGAAGCGAGCAGGGATTCAATTAGCTGGCGTTGACTTTGATTTGCTACTTGCCTCTTATATAAATAATCCAGCATTAAGTGGCGACGATATCGCCACACTTGCAAGAGAATTAGGCTATTATGATGTTCAATCAGATGAGGCGGTTTATGGAAAAGGTGCCAAGCGTGCAATACCTGACTTGGATCAGCTTGCACAGCATGTAAGTCGCAAAGCCTTTGCTGTGTGGTCATTACAGCCCAAGCTGGAAGCATTATTAAAGGAAAATGAACAATTCGATCTTTATAAAAACCTAGAGCTACCATTGGCAGGAATTTTAAGTGAAATGGAAAGTGAAGGGATTACAGTTAACCGTGCTACATTAGAGAAAATGGGGCAAGAGCTTAATGACAAGCTTGTGGTGATTGAGCAAGAAATTTATGCGGAGGCTGGAGAAACGTTTAATATTAATTCACCTAAACAATTAGGTGTGATTTTATTCGATAAGCTAGGGTTACCTGTAATTAAAAAGACTAAAACAGGCTATTCCACTGCTGCAGATGTACTGGAAAAATTACAGTCAGAGCATGCAATCATTGAACATATTCTGTTGTATCGTCAGCTTGGAAAATTACAATCCACGTATATTGAGGGATTACTAAAGGAAATTCATGCATCAGATAGCAAGGTGCATACACGCTTCCAGCAAGCTTTAACTGCGACAGGGCGTTTGAGCTCTACAGACCCGAATTTGCAAAACATCCCAATCCGTTTAGAGGAGGGGCGCAAAATTCGTCAAGCCTTTGTACCATCAAAAGAGGATTGGATACTATTTTCTGCTGACTATTCGCAAATTGAATTACGAGTACTTGCACATATGTCAGAAGATAAAAACCTTGTTGAGGCTTTCCGAGAAGGAATGGACGTTCATACACGTACAGCTATGGATGTATTCCATGTATCGGAAGATGAGGTGGATAGTAATATGCGTCGCGCAGCGAAAGCTGTTAACTTTGGCATTGTCTACGGTATTAGTGATTATGGCCTTTCACAAAACTTAGATATCACGCGTAAGGAAGCGGCCAATTTTATTGAAAAGTATTTCGCAAGTTTCCCTGGCGTAAAACAGTACATGGATGACATTGTTCAAAATGCGAAATTTAATGGTTATGTTACAACGATATTAAATAGACGTCGCTATTTACCAGACATTACAAGCTCCAACTTTAATTTAAGAAGCTTTGCAGAGCGTACAGCAATGAATACGCCAATTCAAGGAAGTGCTGCTGATATCATTAAAAAAGCAATGATTGATATGGATGCTCGATTGAAAAAAGAAAAGATGCAGGCCAAACTACTGCTTCAAGTGCATGATGAGTTAATCTTTGAAGCACCTAAGGAAGAGATTGCATTGCTGGAAAAAATTGTACCAGAGGTCATGGAAAATGCTATTGAGCTTTCAGTACCGCTAAAAGTAGATTTTAACCATGGTTCAACATGGTACGAGGCAAAATAA